The stretch of DNA ATCCAGAAATTGCAAGGCCTAACAAGATAAAAGTGAAATATTGGGATTTAAACGGAGTAGAAAATTTACTTGAAGCATCAGACAACATCATCTCCTCATGCATTCAGCATGAAATAGATCATACCAATGGAATAGTTTTTGTTGATCGACTTTCAAAACTAAAAAAAGAATTTATGATAAAAAAATATCTAAAGTGGCGTAAAATGCAACAGCATAACCTTTAGTAATAATAGAAATTAGAAATGTTGCAAAATGACACAATAGAGGTTATGTTGGGACACTAATATTGCTATTTTGGGTACAGATGATAGGACTAGCATTGGACACTTCATACTTATACGCCTCTGTTGCAATTATACAGGATGGGAAAGTGGTGTGTGTTAAAAATGGGGAAAAGCCCAATGAGCAAGCTGAGGTTATGAACATCCTCATAGAAGAAGCTATGGAGATGGCAGAACTGAAATTCCAAGACCTACAATATACAGCAGTCAGCACTGGGCCAGGCAGATTTACAGGGTTGAGAGTTGGTATATCTGTTGCCAATGCGCTTTGTTTTGCATTAAAGACACCATTGATACCTGTCTCGAATTTTGAAGCCATTGCTTATATTTATCAAAATAACAATCAAACTTTGCATGATAATATGGGGATTATCATAGAAGCAGGAGTTGAAAAATACTATTTTCAAAAATTCAATAAAAGTGGTGTTATTTCCGACATATCAATTATAAGTAAAGACCTGGTAAGGCAATTAAAAGAAACACATTTCTTGGTGGGCAATACAGAAGGAGCGCACGAACAAATTCAATTAAATGCGGTATATATAGCACTTTATGCAGATTGTAAAACGAAAAACACAACGCTTCTTCCTTCCGAATACCTCAAACCACAATATATTTTAGATAACTACATATAATATTTTAAGAGTATAAACATATGACACAAAACACAATAACAGTTGCTTATGGAGATGGAATTGGCCCAGAAATTATGGAGTCGGTTTTAAAAATTTTGAGCCATGCAAAAACAGGGTTACAGATAGAAACCATAGAAATAGGAGAAAAAGTTTATAAAAAGGGCTTCTCTTCTGGCATAACAGACGATGTATGGGAAGTCATTAATAGGAATAAGGTATTATTGAAAGCTCCAATCACAACCCCTCTGGGCAGAGGATATAAAAGTTTGAATGTAACTTTTAGAAGAAGCTTGGGTTTGTTTGCAAATATACGTCCTGCAATATCTTACCACCCTTTTATTGGCACTTTTAGAGATATGGATATTGTGATCATAAGAGAAAATGAAGAAGATTTATATTCAGGAATTGAATATAAATTAACACAAAATGCCACAATGGCGATGAAGCTAATTTCAGTACCAGGATGCCAAAGAATTGTAAGATATGCTTTTGAATATGCACGTGCAAATAATAGAAAAAAAGTAACTTGCGTTACAAAGAGTAATATATTGAAGATTACAGATGGATTATTTCAGGATGTTTTTTCCCAAATTGCGCTTGAATACCCAGAAATACAAGCAGAACATATGCTAGCTGATATTGCGTCTGCAAGAGTTGCAAGTAGGCCTGAAAATTTTGATGTTATCGTTACGTTAAATTTATATGGAGATATTCTGTCTGACATTGCATCTGAAGTCTCTGGTTCTGTGGGTCTGGCAGGTAGCGCAAACATTGGGAAAGAACACGCAATGTTTGAAGCAGTTCATGGTTCTGCACCTGACATTGCAGGGAAAAATATAGCAAATCCGTCTGGACTTTTAAATTCAGCAGTAATGATGCTTAGATATATGGGGCACCATAAAGAAGCAAATCAAATTTACAATGCTTGGTTAAAAACAATTGAAGAGGGGTATCACACCGCAGATATATATACAGATGAGCAAAGCAAGGAGAAATTATCCACAACAGAATTTACCCAAGCAGTTATTGGTAATTTTGGAAAAGAACCCAAGCAACTGATCAATCAACATGTTTCCAAGGAAAATAATAAGATTAATGTCACAGAAAGTATTATAGTTGATGAAGTGATTGAATTGGTTGGGGTAGATGTATTTTTAAGAAAAAGTTTCACACCAGCTTTGGCGGAAGAACTGAAAAATTTAGATAACGCATTCAGACTGCATATGGTGTCTAACAGAGGGTTGCTAATTTGGCCAAGAGGTGCTGATATTTGTCCAGTGGATTTTTATAGGTTTAGATTCTTAAAGGCGGATAACGTCTCTAACATAACTCAAGATGATGTTCTAAGATTAATTAATAAGATAAATGAATTAAAGTTTGAAATTATGTCAATAATCAATTTAAATACCTATGATGATAATTTAGGCTTCAGCCTAGCACAGGGAGAGTAAGTATTGATACTGAAAAAATTTGACACAGCTATAAGCTGGATGGGTTCTGCGACGGATAAATCTAAGTCGGAAAGTTTTAGGCTTTCTTGGCTTAGATTGGCTAGAACCAAGAATGTTGGAGCCAAAACATTTATTGAGCTAATGAACTTATACGGCGATCCTCAGCTGGCCCTGGAAAATGTGGATGTTTTAGCTAAAAAAGGTGGAGCAAAAGGTGATAAGTTAGTCCCGAGTATTGCCGTTATAGAAAAAGAAATTCTTGAAACTGAGAAACACGGTGCAAAAATTGGGAGTGTTTTAAAAAGGATAGGAAAGAAGAAAAGAATGTGATATAAGGAGAGGGAAGGAAAAAAAGAAAGGGAAAAATGGAGAAAATAGAATGTAAATATTGCAAAGGGAAAGAGGTATCAAAAAATGGATATGCAAGGAAAAAGCAGAGATACAAATGTAAGAGTTGTAATAAAAACTTTACAGAAGGAGATGGTAGGAAGAATTGGAAATATGGTAATAAAGAGAGGAGCATGGTGATAAAGATGTATCTAAATAACTGCGGAATTAGGAGGATAGCTCACATATTAAATATCCCGTTAAGTACAGTATTTTATTGGATCAAACAAGCAGGGAAAGTAGTAGATGAGATGGTGACGAATCAAAAGATAGAGGGAGATAAGAGGCGTATAGAGATATTAGAGATGGATGAGCTATATACATACGTCAAAAAAAAGAGAATAAAACAAGAATATGGACTGCTGTCGATAGGGACAGATTCAAAACTGTTGCGTTTAAAGTAGGTTCAGGTGATAAAGAAAATTACGTAGATTTAGCTCGTGAGCTAGGAGAAAAATACCAAATTCGTTATATGTGTACAGATGGGTATGAGGTCTATTGTCATTATAAAATTGCTCAAATACATCTGCAGACAAAGTCTGAAACTTGTTTGGTTGAGAGCTTCAATTCCTCCTTAAGGGATATGCTTGCTAGATTAAATCGCAAGACTAAACGCTTTAGCAAGTGTTCTGAAATGCTAAGATTATCCCTTGTTTTATTTTTTAACAAAGCTTTAGCTCTTTCTATCTATTTATGAACACTCCCCAAAAATTGTGTTGGCTTGTGATGAGATATATCCAAGCATACTTACCAATATTCCAGATTATCCACCAGTTCTTATAATTAAAGGTAATAAAGAGCTAATAACTAACACACATAAGTTTGCAGTGATTGGAGCCAGAAATTCTACAGTTAATGGAAACAGACTGGCTTATGATTTCGCAAAAGAGATTGCAAGAGCTGGGTATGTTATAGTATCTGGCCTTGCGAAAGGCATAGATTCTTATGCGCATAAAGGTAGTTTAGAATTTGGCACAATAGGTGTTATTGCTGGAGGAATAAATCATATTTATCCCAAAGAAAACGTTGAGTTATACAAAGATATATATGGGAAAGGAGTTGTTATAACAGAACAACCCATTAACTCCACTGTTTTATCACAGCATTTCCCACAAAGAAATAGGATTATCGCAGGTTTATGTTTAGGTGTGCTGGTAATTGAGGCTTCTCAAAAATCTGGCACATTGATTACGACTAAATTTGCTTTGGATTATAATAGAGAGGTTTACGCGGTTCCAGGCTCACCACTAGACCCAAAATCTCAAGGTACTAACGAGTTGCTGAAACAAGGTGCAAATATGGCTTTGTCGCCAAGTGATATATTGCAAGATTTGAATCGGAGGGTTAAAGATACGACTTTTTTTTTGCTTCTGATAAGTTATTGAAATTTGTGGGATATAGCACAAACAACATTCCTTCTGATGCAGAACTAGACTTATATAGGGGAAAACTTGCCAATTCTTTGTCACACTCCCCAGTTTTAATTGAAGACATAATAGATCAACTAGGTATACCTGTTAACATTTTGAACTGCTTATTAATTGAGCTAGAACTAGCTGGCCAAATTTGCAGAACTTCTGGAAACAAAGTATATCGAGTTGTAAAATTTTAATGACCGCCGCATGTATACTCCGCTAACTTCAAAAGTTGGAAACTTTCAGCTTGAAGTTATGTTATAGCCGTTTTTGGTATCCATAATCTTATACCCCAAATTCTCAATTTCCGTCCTAATTCTATCGGCTTCAACCCATTGTTTCTGAGCTTTAGCCAACTGTCTTTCTTCCGCGAGTAGGATTATCTCACTAGGTATATTTTTTTCTGGCCTTTTTGTTTTTAACTCGAAACCCAACAATCCACAATAAAATCGTAATTCTGCAGCTTTGCTTGTATCTCCTTTCAATATTTGTCCCGCCAACTTCTGTATGTATGACAATGCAAGTGGCGTATTTAAATCATCTGTTAAATAGCGTAAAAACTCATCAGAACTGTTATACAATTCTTCTTTAGGTGCTGATTCAAGAGCAACTGTGAATTTTTCAATTCCCTTTTTTGCATCATCCAGAGCTTTTTGATTAAAATCTAAAGGCTTTCGATAATGGGCCGTCAGATAAAAGTATCTTAGCACATCACCGGAAACCCCCAAGTCCAACAACTCCTTAACCGTTATAAAATTTTTAAGACTCTTGCTCATCTTATCACCGTTAACCGTAAGGAAGCCGTTGTGCACCCAATATTTGGCAAATTGGTTGGTTGATGATTCGCAAATACTTTGAGCTATCTCGTTCTCATGATGTGGGAATATTAAATCTGCCCCACCACCGTGTATATCAAACTTATCGCCGAGTATATTCTTGCTCATGGCAGAACATTCAATGTGCCATCCCGGTCTTCCATGCCCCCATGGGCTGTCAAAATATACAGCTTCATTAATTTTCCTTGGCTTCCATAAAACAAAATCCAAAGGGTCATACTTCAGTTCAGACACCTCAATCCTTGCACCAACTTCCATCTCCTCCAACCTTCTGTTGGATAACCTTCCGTACGCAGTAAAATTCCTTACAGCAAAATATACGTGCCCGTCGCTGACATATGCATGGCCTTTTGCAATCAACCTTTCAATCATCGCAATCATCTGCTGGATGTTTTCTGTAGCTTTAGGCTCATGATCTGGCAAAAGGCAATTTAAGGCTCCAAGATCATCATGAAAATAATCTGTCATTCTTTTGGTTAGAACCCCAGCATCTTCACC from Candidatus Bandiella woodruffii encodes:
- the cysS gene encoding cysteine--tRNA ligase yields the protein MQKIYLTNTLTNQKEEFVPFDKNEVKMYVCGPTVYDRAHIGNARSSVVFDVLYRLLKAIYPKVTYVRNITDVDDKIIAASSQSGEDAGVLTKRMTDYFHDDLGALNCLLPDHEPKATENIQQMIAMIERLIAKGHAYVSDGHVYFAVRNFTAYGRLSNRRLEEMEVGARIEVSELKYDPLDFVLWKPRKINEAVYFDSPWGHGRPGWHIECSAMSKNILGDKFDIHGGGADLIFPHHENEIAQSICESSTNQFAKYWVHNGFLTVNGDKMSKSLKNFITVKELLDLGVSGDVLRYFYLTAHYRKPLDFNQKALDDAKKGIEKFTVALESAPKEELYNSSDEFLRYLTDDLNTPLALSYIQKLAGQILKGDTSKAAELRFYCGLLGFELKTKRPEKNIPSEIILLAEERQLAKAQKQWVEADRIRTEIENLGYKIMDTKNGYNITSS
- the dprA gene encoding DNA-processing protein DprA → MVLACDEIYPSILTNIPDYPPVLIIKGNKELITNTHKFAVIGARNSTVNGNRLAYDFAKEIARAGYVIVSGLAKGIDSYAHKGSLEFGTIGVIAGGINHIYPKENVELYKDIYGKGVVITEQPINSTVLSQHFPQRNRIIAGLCLGVLVIEASQKSGTLITTKFALDYNREVYAVPGSPLDPKSQGTNELLKQGANMALSPSDILQDLNRRVKDTTFFLLLISY
- a CDS encoding IS1 family transposase, producing the protein MWTAVDRDRFKTVAFKVGSGDKENYVDLARELGEKYQIRYMCTDGYEVYCHYKIAQIHLQTKSETCLVESFNSSLRDMLARLNRKTKRFSKCSEMLRLSLVLFFNKALALSIYL
- the tsaB gene encoding tRNA (adenosine(37)-N6)-threonylcarbamoyltransferase complex dimerization subunit type 1 TsaB, with the translated sequence MIGLALDTSYLYASVAIIQDGKVVCVKNGEKPNEQAEVMNILIEEAMEMAELKFQDLQYTAVSTGPGRFTGLRVGISVANALCFALKTPLIPVSNFEAIAYIYQNNNQTLHDNMGIIIEAGVEKYYFQKFNKSGVISDISIISKDLVRQLKETHFLVGNTEGAHEQIQLNAVYIALYADCKTKNTTLLPSEYLKPQYILDNYI
- a CDS encoding NADP-dependent isocitrate dehydrogenase is translated as MTQNTITVAYGDGIGPEIMESVLKILSHAKTGLQIETIEIGEKVYKKGFSSGITDDVWEVINRNKVLLKAPITTPLGRGYKSLNVTFRRSLGLFANIRPAISYHPFIGTFRDMDIVIIRENEEDLYSGIEYKLTQNATMAMKLISVPGCQRIVRYAFEYARANNRKKVTCVTKSNILKITDGLFQDVFSQIALEYPEIQAEHMLADIASARVASRPENFDVIVTLNLYGDILSDIASEVSGSVGLAGSANIGKEHAMFEAVHGSAPDIAGKNIANPSGLLNSAVMMLRYMGHHKEANQIYNAWLKTIEEGYHTADIYTDEQSKEKLSTTEFTQAVIGNFGKEPKQLINQHVSKENNKINVTESIIVDEVIELVGVDVFLRKSFTPALAEELKNLDNAFRLHMVSNRGLLIWPRGADICPVDFYRFRFLKADNVSNITQDDVLRLINKINELKFEIMSIINLNTYDDNLGFSLAQGE